One Streptococcus gallolyticus subsp. gallolyticus DSM 16831 DNA window includes the following coding sequences:
- a CDS encoding class A sortase: protein MQKHNLIKLLKGLLLVLLLLIGVALIFNKSIRNTLIAWNTNQYQVSQVSKQTIEQNKDANVSYDFDSVESISTKSVLKAQTNSANLPVIGGVAIPEVGINLPIFKGLGNTELTYGAGTMKENQVMGSGNYALASHHVFGLTGSSQMLFSPLENVKTGMKIYLTDKETVYTYVVTSIESVAPSQVAVIDDTEETEVTLVTCTDAEATSRTIVKGIYDSEVSFKQAPEDILEAFNTAYNQIVL, encoded by the coding sequence TTGCAAAAACATAACCTAATAAAACTGTTAAAGGGGCTTCTCTTGGTGCTATTATTGCTTATAGGAGTAGCCTTAATTTTTAACAAATCTATCCGAAATACCTTAATTGCGTGGAATACTAATCAGTATCAAGTCTCACAGGTTTCTAAACAAACCATTGAGCAAAATAAAGACGCTAATGTGAGTTATGATTTTGATTCGGTCGAATCCATTTCAACCAAATCTGTTCTAAAAGCCCAAACCAATAGCGCTAATCTTCCTGTTATTGGTGGGGTTGCTATTCCAGAGGTTGGGATTAATCTTCCCATTTTTAAGGGACTCGGTAATACAGAATTGACTTATGGGGCAGGAACCATGAAAGAAAATCAAGTCATGGGAAGTGGTAACTACGCTCTTGCCAGTCACCATGTGTTTGGCTTAACAGGTTCTTCTCAAATGCTCTTTTCCCCTTTAGAAAATGTTAAAACAGGGATGAAGATTTACTTAACAGATAAAGAAACAGTGTATACTTACGTTGTCACATCGATTGAGAGCGTTGCTCCTAGTCAGGTAGCGGTAATTGATGATACAGAAGAAACAGAAGTCACCTTGGTCACGTGTACGGATGCTGAAGCGACCTCACGGACGATTGTCAAAGGTATTTATGACTCTGAAGTTAGTTTTAAGCAAGCTCCAGAGGACATTTTAGAGGCTTTTAACACAGCTTATAATCAAATTGTGTTATAA
- a CDS encoding helical hairpin domain-containing protein, with translation MVVTKVIQIKTSRNLKRAIDYITRDSATLKLDTERLEGDDNYSYEMVNGQVMKRLVSGHDVTGISDPQTIYDDFVLLKQSVDALYNNDELSDLKNDKRVLAHHIIQSFSPEDGLTPEEVNEIGRKTALELTGGDYQFVVSTHMDKGHLHNHIIFNTTNEVTLKKFRWQKGTKKSLEHISDKYAELYGAKVLEPRLRNSHTDYSAWRRKNNFRFEIKERLNFLLKHSLDMTDFLQKAKTLNLQVDTSGKYIKYKLLDQPQERFVRDRTLSKKGKFSLEKIKEQIATNEVVYDVTILKEKYDEEQESKQDDFEMQLTIEPWQIQQLTSQSIHVPVTFGLDRKGTVSIPARMLDQNEDGTFTAYIKKNDSFYFLNADHSEQNRFIKGVTLIKQLSAQNGELILTRNKNITNLDRLVDEFNFLSANNVTNSKQFENLQQQFLEQLDETDKTLAALGDKIFYLNKLLGALSDYQNNIVPSEVSLDLLEKGKIDKTMKLDELQKEIKELQIERDTLKKHRDKIVKDYDFTKEIKQTHEKRTEISL, from the coding sequence ATGGTGGTGACAAAAGTAATCCAGATTAAAACAAGCCGTAATTTAAAACGGGCAATTGATTATATTACTCGTGATAGTGCAACATTGAAATTAGATACTGAACGTTTAGAAGGTGATGACAATTATTCTTATGAGATGGTCAATGGTCAAGTGATGAAACGGTTGGTATCTGGTCATGATGTCACCGGTATTTCAGATCCACAAACAATTTATGATGATTTTGTGTTGTTAAAACAATCTGTTGATGCTCTTTATAATAACGATGAGCTATCCGATTTGAAAAATGATAAACGTGTTTTAGCACACCATATCATTCAATCGTTTTCGCCAGAAGATGGCTTAACTCCAGAAGAGGTTAACGAGATTGGACGAAAAACCGCTTTAGAGTTAACGGGAGGTGATTATCAATTTGTCGTTTCAACACATATGGATAAAGGGCATTTGCATAATCATATTATTTTTAACACAACGAATGAAGTGACTCTGAAAAAGTTTCGTTGGCAAAAAGGAACCAAAAAGAGTTTAGAACATATTTCAGATAAGTATGCTGAGCTTTATGGTGCAAAAGTTTTAGAACCGAGACTTAGAAATTCTCACACAGATTATTCGGCATGGCGCCGAAAAAATAATTTTCGGTTTGAGATTAAAGAACGATTGAATTTTTTGTTAAAGCACTCTTTAGATATGACTGACTTTTTACAAAAAGCCAAAACTTTAAATTTACAAGTTGATACGAGTGGTAAATATATTAAATACAAATTACTTGACCAGCCACAAGAGCGTTTTGTTCGTGACCGTACGTTATCAAAAAAAGGAAAGTTCTCACTTGAAAAAATCAAAGAACAAATTGCAACAAACGAAGTTGTTTACGATGTAACTATTCTCAAAGAAAAATATGATGAGGAACAGGAAAGTAAACAAGATGATTTTGAGATGCAACTCACAATTGAACCTTGGCAAATTCAACAACTGACGAGTCAGTCAATTCATGTTCCTGTCACTTTTGGATTAGACCGAAAAGGAACCGTTTCTATTCCTGCACGGATGTTAGATCAAAATGAAGATGGAACGTTTACCGCCTATATTAAGAAAAATGATTCCTTTTATTTTTTAAATGCGGATCACTCTGAACAAAATCGTTTTATTAAAGGAGTCACTTTAATCAAACAATTATCGGCTCAAAATGGTGAACTGATTTTAACTAGAAACAAAAATATTACAAACTTAGATAGGTTAGTCGATGAATTTAACTTTCTATCAGCAAACAATGTTACCAATTCAAAACAATTTGAAAATCTGCAACAACAATTTTTAGAGCAGCTGGATGAGACGGATAAAACTTTAGCCGCACTGGGTGATAAGATTTTTTATCTTAATAAATTGCTAGGAGCGTTATCTGATTATCAAAATAATATTGTTCCATCAGAAGTGAGTCTTGACCTTTTAGAAAAAGGAAAAATTGATAAGACAATGAAACTTGACGAGTTACAAAAAGAAATTAAAGAGCTTCAAATTGAACGTGACACACTCAAAAAGCATAGAGATAAGATTGTAAAAGATTATGACTTTACTAAAGAGATCAAACAAACGCATGAAAAACGCACTGAAATATCATTGTAA
- a CDS encoding plasmid mobilization protein produces MTTKRRKRVNRFELRTTDEEAFQLRQRITMANKKTFQGYALEMLLKGKIETYDYSELQQLRVEVNRIGQNVNQLVRYVNTFDEIDSELFKALQAEIDEMKVLLIDEFKTKGRAKLNGGDKSNPD; encoded by the coding sequence ATGACAACCAAAAGACGAAAACGAGTTAACCGCTTTGAATTAAGAACGACTGATGAAGAAGCGTTTCAATTACGCCAACGGATAACAATGGCTAATAAGAAAACCTTTCAGGGCTATGCGTTAGAGATGTTGTTGAAAGGCAAAATTGAAACCTATGATTATTCAGAATTACAACAGTTGCGAGTAGAAGTTAATCGTATTGGTCAAAACGTTAACCAGTTAGTGCGTTATGTGAATACGTTTGATGAGATTGATAGTGAATTGTTTAAAGCTTTGCAAGCTGAAATTGATGAAATGAAAGTATTGCTCATTGATGAATTTAAAACGAAAGGTCGGGCAAAATTAAATGGTGGTGACAAAAGTAATCCAGATTAA
- a CDS encoding PBECR4 domain-containing protein, with the protein MANMQELLSQRFEAQRQKLVSMDIVAVAESLGMTLKPGSSGTYYWEEHDSFHIYPNTNTFRWWSRSIGTNTIDLVQVVQEEMTGHKPSFREVAAFLETGHFDNVTVQPIVKEPFEYYLERYEHPDFNIGRQYLKEERGLSDETIDTFLASGNLATATRKKGDYFEPVIVFKSRDNDGKMIGASLQGIVENRVQHPERGRLKQMMKNSEGTAGFSLDVGTPKRLVFAEAPIDLMSYYEVNKDDLQDVKLVAMDGLKKSVVSRYVADLLTDGKYSQTMSAEQIRGALDALNQTTNLLQEHSDMITLAVDNDEAGQNFVKGLQDDGIPVIPDLPPRQTAQKKMDWNDYLKQMKKESAQMAETPEVEKQSLSELQESLSNEGDLVSTITSDSSIIYTNTVSFNQDYNLNLEIHSPNEVDNLSDIQAPWTLEVMKKGQSLGYLAYGEDWGNDFDIEDELVNLENWVKDNQVTNHLYTQKDINAFLASTQEVEPKMGDFVLKGGGIYDFGKSQLEGEELRQHAIDAMISDITDAETYYLWHDEELEKLNAPDEAFLNFHYHLQDIQYNQNDIHLYVSESSTDGVTGYLSLDGNSLDSDSIEEYLADQDWTFDQKVQFLKNLKTAVDDTWNKITDHYNEQFNAIVDQYGLSSQKEKTPEVPQELESANSEQQKKVENPIGDLPEQSQEAAPLPNTHEEYSLNESLPTQTQSQPLLHFNISNPDKSIYKVGYHPVNRKELNKLNRYAAQIQENATWYKNELADSNVTYFYKNNDNLEALKVTFKAEQYPHLIGFFAIDENQSASKTLDDLASGKGDYQNIMVANRGATFSKIQVLPDFKAVVDSNSFIFDDLSEVERMNRLDLAKAIRTEDKDVLIAFRNVDGEYLPASLMKVTNKLESELSIANNKDVLGIVGEKDGEFKVFSVNEEIIKDGGEKMLSIVKNNQFENHSKAEVTAEDFTKVLDAVYNVGAQVGKDNRANIPKELYPAWDKYYEYAERYDNNFEVIVKAARADNLFDENSDFYKDVWLRKIQEENQKVKDSDGDGLTDDEEIALGTNPYSPDTDGDGVIDSIERGSGTDATNPSDTPDNRQNEQTKHNLALSEMIKAKDTAALNQHLQEGIKDYFDSDTYKNYLEGMAHFNHYSPRNIQLIKAQLPEATMVASFEEWKKRNGHVNKGEKALYVQAPVTVIKKDADGNPVVNSETGEKETFTYFKPVPVFDISQISPQQGKQLNLPKSSEAIPAQLNKDYYQNVYRALRDISQKENGIPIRFRELEQSDGFYNPKTNDITIKKGMTYEQTLSTLIHEMAHSELHNNQSLAEHFKGKLTRSSEELQAESVAYVVSNHLGFDTSNDSFAYLASWSQEADGLENLKAQLEIVQEEANSLMNRIDKQLTKYQTLTVSKDEPLTETQKRNLEKSANPFYQSLQKAKAEVNNMKKGDEPSNEKTVKKDNRPTKC; encoded by the coding sequence ATGGCAAATATGCAAGAATTGCTTTCGCAACGGTTTGAAGCTCAAAGGCAAAAACTCGTTAGCATGGATATTGTGGCAGTTGCGGAATCTTTAGGAATGACACTAAAACCAGGTTCAAGTGGTACCTATTATTGGGAAGAACATGATAGCTTTCATATCTACCCTAATACGAATACGTTCCGCTGGTGGTCAAGAAGTATTGGCACAAATACTATTGACCTGGTTCAAGTGGTACAAGAAGAAATGACAGGTCACAAACCAAGTTTTAGAGAAGTAGCAGCCTTTCTTGAAACTGGTCACTTTGACAATGTAACAGTACAACCAATTGTGAAAGAACCTTTTGAGTATTATCTAGAGCGCTATGAGCACCCTGATTTTAATATTGGGAGACAGTATCTGAAAGAAGAACGTGGTTTGTCTGATGAAACAATTGATACGTTCTTAGCTTCAGGCAATCTAGCCACTGCGACGCGTAAAAAAGGTGATTATTTTGAACCTGTGATTGTTTTTAAAAGCCGTGATAATGATGGGAAAATGATTGGCGCCAGTCTTCAAGGGATTGTTGAAAATCGAGTACAGCATCCTGAACGTGGACGTCTTAAACAGATGATGAAGAATTCGGAGGGAACTGCAGGCTTTAGTTTAGATGTTGGGACTCCTAAGCGGTTAGTCTTTGCGGAAGCCCCAATTGATTTGATGTCTTATTACGAGGTCAACAAAGATGACTTACAAGATGTTAAGCTTGTTGCTATGGATGGTCTGAAAAAAAGCGTTGTTAGCCGCTATGTGGCTGATTTGTTAACGGATGGCAAATATTCTCAAACCATGTCAGCTGAGCAAATTAGAGGTGCTTTAGATGCTTTAAATCAGACCACTAATCTGTTACAAGAGCATTCAGATATGATTACGCTAGCAGTTGATAATGATGAGGCAGGTCAAAATTTTGTTAAAGGCTTGCAAGATGATGGTATTCCTGTGATACCAGATTTACCACCACGTCAAACAGCTCAAAAGAAAATGGATTGGAACGATTATCTTAAACAAATGAAGAAAGAGAGCGCACAAATGGCAGAAACACCAGAAGTAGAAAAACAATCACTTTCTGAGCTCCAAGAAAGCTTATCAAACGAAGGTGATTTAGTTAGTACCATTACAAGTGATAGCAGTATTATTTATACGAATACAGTAAGCTTTAACCAAGATTATAACCTTAATTTAGAGATTCATAGTCCTAATGAAGTAGATAATCTCTCAGATATTCAAGCACCTTGGACACTTGAAGTCATGAAGAAAGGTCAGTCACTTGGCTATCTTGCTTATGGTGAAGATTGGGGCAATGATTTTGATATTGAAGATGAGTTAGTTAATCTTGAAAATTGGGTTAAAGACAACCAAGTTACTAATCATTTATATACTCAAAAAGATATTAATGCGTTTTTAGCTAGCACACAAGAGGTTGAGCCCAAAATGGGTGACTTTGTCCTTAAAGGTGGTGGTATTTATGACTTCGGAAAGAGTCAGCTTGAAGGAGAAGAATTACGTCAACATGCCATTGATGCAATGATTTCTGATATTACAGATGCTGAAACCTATTACCTTTGGCACGATGAAGAGTTAGAAAAACTAAATGCACCTGATGAAGCTTTCTTGAATTTCCATTACCATTTACAAGATATTCAATACAACCAAAATGATATTCATCTTTATGTGTCAGAATCATCAACTGATGGTGTTACAGGTTATCTTTCACTAGACGGAAATTCTCTTGATAGCGATAGTATTGAAGAGTATTTAGCTGATCAAGATTGGACGTTTGATCAAAAAGTACAGTTTCTTAAGAATTTAAAAACTGCAGTTGATGATACCTGGAATAAAATTACTGACCACTATAATGAACAATTTAATGCAATTGTTGACCAGTATGGGTTATCTTCACAAAAAGAAAAAACTCCTGAAGTACCTCAAGAGCTAGAAAGTGCTAATTCAGAGCAACAAAAAAAGGTTGAGAACCCAATCGGGGATTTACCTGAGCAAAGTCAGGAGGCAGCACCTCTACCTAATACTCACGAAGAGTACTCTTTGAATGAGTCGTTACCGACTCAAACTCAGTCTCAACCTTTACTTCATTTTAACATTTCTAATCCAGATAAGTCAATTTATAAGGTCGGTTATCATCCAGTCAATAGAAAAGAGTTAAACAAATTAAATCGCTATGCAGCCCAAATTCAAGAAAATGCAACCTGGTATAAGAACGAATTGGCCGATAGCAATGTCACTTATTTTTATAAAAATAACGATAATCTAGAAGCTTTAAAGGTTACTTTTAAAGCAGAGCAGTACCCACATCTCATAGGTTTCTTTGCAATTGATGAAAATCAAAGCGCAAGTAAAACCTTGGATGATTTAGCATCTGGGAAAGGAGATTATCAAAATATTATGGTTGCCAACCGAGGGGCTACCTTTAGTAAAATTCAAGTATTACCTGATTTTAAAGCTGTTGTTGATTCAAATAGCTTTATTTTTGATGATTTATCAGAAGTAGAACGCATGAATCGTCTTGACTTAGCAAAGGCTATTCGAACAGAGGATAAGGATGTTTTGATTGCTTTTAGAAATGTTGATGGTGAGTATCTTCCTGCATCTCTTATGAAAGTTACTAATAAGCTTGAGTCAGAGTTGTCAATTGCAAATAATAAAGACGTTTTAGGTATTGTTGGTGAGAAAGATGGAGAGTTTAAAGTTTTTTCAGTCAATGAAGAAATTATCAAAGATGGTGGTGAAAAAATGTTATCAATTGTAAAAAATAACCAATTTGAAAATCATTCTAAAGCAGAAGTGACTGCTGAAGACTTTACTAAAGTTTTAGATGCTGTTTACAATGTTGGTGCTCAAGTTGGTAAAGATAACAGAGCTAATATTCCCAAAGAATTGTATCCAGCTTGGGATAAATACTATGAATATGCTGAAAGATATGATAACAATTTTGAGGTTATTGTTAAAGCAGCAAGAGCAGATAATCTCTTTGATGAAAATTCTGATTTTTATAAAGATGTCTGGCTTCGAAAAATTCAAGAAGAAAATCAGAAAGTAAAAGATTCTGATGGAGATGGATTAACCGATGATGAAGAAATCGCATTAGGAACAAATCCGTATAGCCCAGATACTGACGGTGACGGTGTCATAGATAGTATTGAAAGAGGAAGTGGAACAGATGCGACGAACCCTTCTGATACACCAGACAATAGGCAAAACGAACAAACGAAGCACAATTTAGCTTTGTCAGAAATGATTAAAGCTAAAGATACCGCTGCTCTAAATCAGCACTTGCAAGAAGGGATCAAAGATTACTTTGATAGTGATACCTATAAAAATTATTTGGAAGGTATGGCACACTTCAATCACTATTCTCCTCGTAACATTCAATTGATAAAAGCACAATTGCCAGAGGCAACAATGGTCGCTTCTTTTGAAGAATGGAAAAAGCGAAATGGTCATGTTAACAAGGGTGAAAAAGCTCTATATGTTCAAGCGCCAGTAACTGTGATTAAAAAAGATGCCGACGGCAACCCTGTCGTCAATTCAGAAACTGGAGAAAAAGAAACTTTCACTTACTTTAAACCAGTTCCTGTTTTTGATATTAGCCAAATTTCTCCTCAGCAAGGCAAACAGCTTAACCTGCCCAAATCATCTGAAGCTATTCCTGCCCAACTTAATAAAGATTATTATCAAAATGTTTATCGAGCGCTAAGAGATATTTCACAAAAAGAAAATGGTATTCCAATTCGTTTTAGAGAATTAGAGCAATCAGATGGTTTCTACAATCCTAAAACAAATGATATTACAATCAAAAAAGGGATGACTTATGAACAAACCCTTTCCACGCTTATTCATGAAATGGCGCATTCTGAATTACATAACAATCAAAGTTTAGCTGAACATTTTAAAGGAAAACTCACTCGTTCCTCAGAAGAGCTACAAGCTGAGTCAGTTGCTTATGTTGTCTCTAATCACTTAGGCTTTGATACAAGTAACGATTCATTTGCCTATCTTGCTTCTTGGTCGCAAGAAGCAGATGGATTAGAAAATCTAAAAGCGCAACTTGAAATTGTTCAAGAAGAAGCTAATTCACTGATGAACCGCATTGATAAGCAGCTAACTAAATACCAAACGTTAACTGTTTCAAAAGATGAACCATTAACCGAAACTCAAAAACGTAACTTAGAGAAGTCAGCAAATCCCTTTTATCAAAGTTTGCAAAAAGCCAAAGCCGAAGTTAACAACATGAAAAAAGGTGATGAACCTAGCAATGAGAAAACCGTAAAAAAAGACAATCGACCTACGAAGTGTTAA
- a CDS encoding DNA topoisomerase, whose product MKYLLLAEKPDQAKKYANALGNPKSDKGVWRVQSSVLKAEVIVAPAVGHLVERINPYTNFENWEMTNLPALPEGFSYEPKKDTIKRFRAIKQAVKEVDAIIIGTDPDREGEAIAYRILELIPGALKKIKYRLWANSLTKRGLEQVFSSLKNPKDSINYFHEADARGDADWLVGFNLSPFVTIKMKEEGYLDKKEHSMSVGRVQTPIVSLIVRNDEAIERFKPSPYWQLKLTDPEAKIIFGNDIKYQSKDEAERMLHQLANTAVVKAVTSEEKVQEAPKLYNLTNFQSEMSKLYHFDATKTKELVQSLYQKGYLSYPRTDSTLITTNEFAYLVEHIDDYQKAINKQLETPNRSPRKNYVNDKKVLEHYAIIPTETIPDLSELSDDEKLIYQKVVFRTLLMFTPDYRYQSTTVILDNHGLEFKASGTVTKDKGWRAYFAVKKEDKELPHYQERQEMIVDCNLLEEMTKPPTRITEQILLKKLLPKYHLGTSATRDGMIDLIQDKGYVTKHKKTGQFFPTERGKLLIHYLDQLEIAYTNPETTGKWEEVLAQIGQGKIQKEAFVNKIKWAITKQIEKGKQL is encoded by the coding sequence TTGAAATATTTACTTTTAGCAGAAAAGCCTGACCAGGCTAAAAAGTATGCTAATGCTTTAGGAAATCCTAAAAGTGATAAAGGCGTTTGGCGTGTTCAGTCGTCTGTATTAAAGGCTGAAGTGATTGTTGCACCAGCGGTTGGTCACTTAGTTGAACGAATTAATCCATACACTAATTTTGAAAATTGGGAGATGACTAATCTACCAGCTTTGCCTGAAGGTTTTTCTTATGAGCCTAAAAAGGATACTATTAAACGCTTTAGAGCTATCAAGCAAGCGGTTAAAGAAGTAGATGCCATTATTATTGGTACCGACCCTGACCGTGAAGGAGAAGCGATTGCTTACCGAATTTTAGAATTAATCCCAGGAGCACTAAAGAAGATTAAATACCGTTTATGGGCAAATTCTTTAACGAAAAGGGGATTGGAACAAGTCTTCTCAAGTCTTAAAAATCCAAAAGACTCCATTAATTATTTCCATGAAGCCGATGCAAGAGGTGATGCTGATTGGCTGGTCGGGTTTAATTTAAGTCCTTTCGTAACCATCAAAATGAAAGAGGAAGGCTACTTGGATAAAAAAGAACATTCTATGTCAGTTGGACGTGTTCAAACGCCTATCGTTAGTTTAATCGTTAGAAATGATGAAGCTATTGAAAGGTTTAAGCCTAGTCCTTATTGGCAGCTAAAGCTTACCGATCCTGAAGCTAAGATTATATTTGGCAACGATATTAAATATCAATCAAAAGATGAAGCAGAGCGGATGTTGCACCAACTAGCCAATACTGCCGTTGTCAAAGCGGTTACGAGTGAGGAAAAGGTACAAGAAGCACCTAAACTTTATAATCTGACTAATTTTCAATCAGAAATGAGTAAGCTGTATCATTTTGATGCCACTAAAACCAAAGAATTGGTTCAAAGTCTTTATCAAAAAGGGTACCTCTCTTATCCACGTACCGACTCAACTTTGATTACAACCAATGAATTTGCTTATCTTGTTGAACATATAGACGATTATCAAAAAGCTATTAATAAACAACTAGAGACTCCTAATCGCTCACCAAGGAAAAACTATGTGAATGATAAGAAAGTGCTAGAACACTATGCTATTATTCCAACGGAAACCATTCCAGATTTGAGTGAATTAAGTGATGATGAAAAGCTCATTTATCAAAAAGTGGTCTTTAGAACTTTGCTGATGTTTACGCCTGACTATCGTTATCAATCAACAACTGTCATTCTTGATAATCACGGGCTTGAATTTAAAGCATCTGGTACCGTAACGAAAGATAAAGGTTGGCGTGCGTATTTCGCAGTCAAAAAAGAAGACAAAGAGTTACCTCATTACCAGGAGCGGCAAGAGATGATTGTCGATTGTAACCTTTTAGAAGAAATGACCAAGCCACCAACACGAATCACCGAGCAAATTCTACTAAAGAAATTATTACCAAAATACCATTTAGGGACGTCCGCAACTCGTGATGGGATGATTGATTTAATTCAGGATAAAGGATACGTCACTAAACATAAAAAAACAGGGCAATTTTTCCCAACTGAAAGAGGAAAACTATTAATCCACTATCTTGACCAACTAGAGATTGCTTATACTAATCCTGAAACAACAGGAAAATGGGAAGAAGTCTTAGCTCAAATTGGTCAAGGAAAAATTCAAAAAGAAGCCTTTGTCAACAAAATCAAATGGGCGATTACTAAACAAATTGAAAAAGGCAAACAACTTTAA
- a CDS encoding helix-turn-helix domain-containing protein gives MIKYGSSGGVSLDNRVNELRKQLGKTMKELSVEIGIGLSTISNYENGYSTPKKQNAQKLADYFGVSVPYLLGLDDNPNLTTSQSLDVLEKITILHEVLQAGDNVLAAQELLKNALETLVNYAGNDYGVEFESHILIANTLSDAISKLDILLETDELYFTPDKLTLFDN, from the coding sequence GTGATAAAATATGGCTCAAGTGGAGGTGTTTCGTTGGATAATAGAGTAAATGAATTACGGAAACAATTAGGAAAGACAATGAAGGAGTTATCTGTAGAGATAGGTATTGGATTATCAACCATTTCAAATTATGAAAATGGATATTCAACTCCTAAAAAGCAGAATGCACAGAAACTTGCAGATTATTTTGGTGTATCTGTTCCATATTTACTTGGCTTGGATGATAATCCTAATTTAACTACTTCACAGTCACTGGATGTCTTAGAAAAAATAACGATACTTCATGAAGTACTACAGGCGGGAGATAATGTTTTAGCTGCACAGGAGTTATTAAAAAATGCCTTAGAAACTTTAGTTAATTATGCTGGAAACGATTATGGAGTAGAGTTTGAAAGTCATATACTAATAGCTAACACTTTATCGGATGCAATCAGTAAATTGGATATTCTTCTTGAAACTGATGAACTGTATTTTACACCAGATAAATTGACTCTATTTGATAATTAA